TATTGAAGGTTCATATTCAAACCATATGTGAAATCAGGTTGATAATCACCCAATAGTTGACGGTCATCATTGTCCAAGACACCATCGCCATTGGTATCAACATAACGGAAATCACCTGGCTTCAAACCATTAGCAACTGCAATTGGATCTGCATCAATCTCTGCTTGGTTTTGATAAACACCATCTGTTTTCCAACCATAGAATGAGTAAATTGGTGAACCAACTTCAGAACGTTGAGGGAATTCAGCAGAGCCTGTCATGATATAAGGTTGGTCAGCCAAAGAAGTTACTTCATTATGCAATTTTGTAAAGTTACCACCAACTGAGTAACTAAAATCAGTACCTATCTGGTCACTCCAGTTCATAACCAGCTCAAGTCCTGAGTTTCTTACTGAACCAGTGTTTTGAAGAAGTGTTCCATTACCATTTGGCAGAGTAGTACGAATTACTAGGTTTTTAGTGTCTCGAATAAAGTAATCTGCTTCAAATGACAAGCGATCATTTAGGAACCTAGAATCCAAACCAAAGTTTAGTTCTTCCACCACTTCCCATTTAAGGTCCGTGTAGTTTGTTTGGTTAATCATACCAGGAACCAATATTGCATCTCCGAAGATACCTGAGTCATCCAAACCACCACTTGATACTGTTGCAAAACCATCATTATGTGTTACATGGTCATTACCCAATCGACCCCATGAAGCACGCAGTTTCAGGAAACTAACTCCTTTGTCTGCTACATCTGCCATAAATGGTTCATCCGAAATGATCCAACCTGCACCAATTGAAGGGAAGTAACCCCAAGTTTGCTGATATTTTGAAGAACCATCTGCACGCATTGTCAATGACAGCAAGTAACGCTCCTTATAATCATAAGATACACGTGTAAAAGCCGACAAACCATGGAAACGCTCTCCATCATCATAAGCTGTAGTGGTTGCAGCATCAGCTCCATCAATATAATCAGGTAATGTCGTGCCTTGTGCAGTACCTCTAAGTGTATACCATTGTTGCTGTCTTGCAGAGAAGCCCGCCATTACATTCAAGTTGTGCTCACCTAATGTATTGTACCATGTAACAGTGTTGTCCCAAACGTAATTGCTATTCCATGTATGTGATTTATCTAGCAGGTTAATCTGCTGTATATTGTCTCCAGCAATGTATTCAGGTGTATATTTACGACTGCGGTTGAAACGGAAGTCCATATTCATTGCCGAACGGAATACGATGTCTTTTGCACTGAATGGACGTAGCTCTGCGTAAATAGTTGGAAGGAAACGTGTTGCTTTTGAGATATCATCACCACGGTAATATGCTACTGCTGCAGGGTTCGTATAGTAAGTACTGAAGCCTAAGTCATGTGGGTTCGCAAATTTTACAGGATAAGCTCTATCATCTGAAAGTGAGTTATCCATGACAGGATAAATTGGGCTGTTTGTATATGCGTTGAACCATGCATTACCATCATCAACCTGACGTTGCTCATTGGTTAGGTTCATACTCATTCCGATTTTCAGGTTGTCCGAAACATCAAAGTCCGCTTTACCACGAAGTCCAAGTCTCTTGTACATGCCTGTAGCATCCATCATACCTTCTTGGTCAAAGTAGCTAACACCAAATGAGTAAGTCGCTTTTTCTGTTCCACCATTCAAGCCAATATTATGACTTTGGATAGGGGCACTGTCTCTCAACAACACATCATACCAATCAGTTGAAACAGCAGGAATACCATTTTCTCCACCATACATATCGATTGACTTCTGGATCACTGCAGCATAATCAGCATTGTTGGAAGCATTCATCACATTAGCGTACTGCTCAGAATTAGCCATCTTCAATCGCTGTGTCACTTTCTGAACACCGTAGTAACCATCATAGGATACACGCATCTTTGTGCCTTTCTTACCTCCTTTAGTCGTAATCAGTACAACACCATTTGCAGCACGTACACCGTAAATAGCTGCAGCTGAAGCATCTTTCAGAATGGACATTGACTCAATATCATTCGGGTTCAGGAAGTTGATATCGTCTACAAACATACCGTCTACCACATATAGAGGGTCAGAGTTTTGCAGGGAGCCTACACCACGGATACGCACTGTTGGCCCTTCACCTGGAGCACCCGAGTTGGTAATCGTTACACCTGGAACTTTACCCTGAATTGACTGCATCGGTGAAGTAGAACTCATCGCTGTAATATCATCTGCGTTAACAGTTGCAATTGGCGATGTCAGGTCTTTTTCCTTTGCAGTTCCATATCCTACTACTACAACTTCTTCCAGTTGCTCCATATCCTCTTCAAGGATAATGTTGAACTGTGTCTGGTTGTTAACCTCAACTTCTTGAGACAAATAACCAATATAAGAAACCATCAGTGTTTCAGTTCCACTAGGAATTTGCAAACTGAAATTTCCATCAAAGTTTGTAATCGTTCCTTGTGTACTTCCCTTAATGACAATGTTTGCTCCTATGATTGGCTCACTAGCCTGATCTTGTACTGTACCTCTAACTGTAATAGATTGTGCCTTTGCCACTCCGGACCAAAGACATGCAAGCAAGAGTAAAGAGAGTAGCATTCCGCTCTTTCTCTTTAATGAATGGTAGAATGTCCTCATACCTTAAAATATTATAGTGATTGTGTGTAAATAAGCCTCTGGTTTTTCAGTCAAGTGCATTTAACCGAACCTTATAATGAACTCACAGTGTTGAAATCAATGAAAAATGATTGTCCATTATTTTTGCCATTCCTGAAGGTGATCAGACTTTAGGAAGGCGAGACCAACCTGTGCTGTTGATTATGGAACCAAACCTAGTATTCAGGTCAAAAAACTCCACAAAAAAGTTTATCATCTACACTTATAACAGACTATAAGAGGTGGTTTTAAGGGTGAGATTTTTGCTTTTTAAAAACAATACAAATTACTGATTTACTGCACTTTAAATATTATTAAACATTCAATGTTTCAATTAAAAAACCATTAAGTGTAAAAACACCACCTATAAATAGATATCTAGTTGAAACCGTGTATCAAAGTTCTCTTTTTGCCTTCACATTCAAGATGAAAATGCATAAAATCCAGAACGAGTCTTAAACCAAAAAAGCCCCTGTATCAATAAAGACACAGGGGCTTATATTACTCAGCTCTTAACTTCTTCTTAATTCATTGGTACTTCCATCAGCAATACTCTTGCATTACTATCAGCTTTTATTTTGATTTCCGCTGCGTCCCAAATACCAAAACCATCACGTTTGTTCAACTGCTGCCCTTCAATGGTCACATCACCTTCTAAAACAAAAGCATATACACCTTGTCCCTGTCCATGCAGTTTATAAGAAGTTTCTGTTCCCTGATCCAAGTTACCGATGTTGAACCAAGCATTTTGGTGAATCCACACGCCCTCATCATCAGGGTTAGGGGATAGCACCTGAGCAAACTCATTGCTCATTTTCTCCTTGTCCAATTTGATTTGGTCATAACGAGGCTCCACATTCTTCTTGTCAGGAAAGACCCAGATTTGCAAGAACTTCACTTCCTTATCTTTGTTCTTGTTATACTCGCTATGGTGTACACCTGTACCTGCACTCATTACTTGGATATCACCTTCTCGTATCACCGTAGTGTTACCCATGCTGTCTTTGTGCTCTAAATCTCCCTCCAGTGGAATAGAAATGATTTCCATATTGTCATGAGGGTGCGTACCAAAGCCCATTCCTGGAGCTACCTGATCATCATTCAATACACGAAGCATACCGAAATGGATACGGTCAGGATTGTAATAGCTTGCAAAACTGAATGTGTGATTTGAATGTAACCATCCATGGTTAGCTACGCCTCTTGTTGCTGCTTTATGCAATACGGTTTTCATAGTTATCTCCTCTTTATTGGGTAAATGATTAAATCCTACAATGTCTGTCAGCGATAATGTCTTTACATTTTCAGCCACAGGTCCTGCTTTGAGTAACTGCTTTCCTGAAAGTACTCCAGCTACACCAAGCAGTGATTTTTTGATAAAAGACTTTCTATTCACAAGCGATTCTTTTATTGTTCTTGATATTACAAATATCCGAAACAACACATTGTCAGT
This portion of the Limibacter armeniacum genome encodes:
- a CDS encoding pirin family protein, with the translated sequence MKTVLHKAATRGVANHGWLHSNHTFSFASYYNPDRIHFGMLRVLNDDQVAPGMGFGTHPHDNMEIISIPLEGDLEHKDSMGNTTVIREGDIQVMSAGTGVHHSEYNKNKDKEVKFLQIWVFPDKKNVEPRYDQIKLDKEKMSNEFAQVLSPNPDDEGVWIHQNAWFNIGNLDQGTETSYKLHGQGQGVYAFVLEGDVTIEGQQLNKRDGFGIWDAAEIKIKADSNARVLLMEVPMN
- a CDS encoding SusC/RagA family TonB-linked outer membrane protein, with the translated sequence MRTFYHSLKRKSGMLLSLLLLACLWSGVAKAQSITVRGTVQDQASEPIIGANIVIKGSTQGTITNFDGNFSLQIPSGTETLMVSYIGYLSQEVEVNNQTQFNIILEEDMEQLEEVVVVGYGTAKEKDLTSPIATVNADDITAMSSTSPMQSIQGKVPGVTITNSGAPGEGPTVRIRGVGSLQNSDPLYVVDGMFVDDINFLNPNDIESMSILKDASAAAIYGVRAANGVVLITTKGGKKGTKMRVSYDGYYGVQKVTQRLKMANSEQYANVMNASNNADYAAVIQKSIDMYGGENGIPAVSTDWYDVLLRDSAPIQSHNIGLNGGTEKATYSFGVSYFDQEGMMDATGMYKRLGLRGKADFDVSDNLKIGMSMNLTNEQRQVDDGNAWFNAYTNSPIYPVMDNSLSDDRAYPVKFANPHDLGFSTYYTNPAAVAYYRGDDISKATRFLPTIYAELRPFSAKDIVFRSAMNMDFRFNRSRKYTPEYIAGDNIQQINLLDKSHTWNSNYVWDNTVTWYNTLGEHNLNVMAGFSARQQQWYTLRGTAQGTTLPDYIDGADAATTTAYDDGERFHGLSAFTRVSYDYKERYLLSLTMRADGSSKYQQTWGYFPSIGAGWIISDEPFMADVADKGVSFLKLRASWGRLGNDHVTHNDGFATVSSGGLDDSGIFGDAILVPGMINQTNYTDLKWEVVEELNFGLDSRFLNDRLSFEADYFIRDTKNLVIRTTLPNGNGTLLQNTGSVRNSGLELVMNWSDQIGTDFSYSVGGNFTKLHNEVTSLADQPYIMTGSAEFPQRSEVGSPIYSFYGWKTDGVYQNQAEIDADPIAVANGLKPGDFRYVDTNGDGVLDNDDRQLLGDYQPDFTYGLNMNLQYKGWSLAAAFQGVGGVTIFNRRRADINKHGLNNLDANLAENLWSGEGSTNAYPSAEGLFNTWNNGKFNDFFLEDASYFRIQNVRLAYSLPKSALDKLRMSAAQIYVNADRPYTFFNTNGFTPEVIDGVDQSVYPIPAVFSLGANLTF